The Raphanus sativus cultivar WK10039 chromosome 6, ASM80110v3, whole genome shotgun sequence sequence CTATGGTTAATAAAATGTTCACAGAAATCGCTTTCTTTTGAGATTATTATGGGGCTAACACACAAAAGTGATTGTGATCATGGTAAATATGTGGTGTCTAAGGTACAATCACATGATCAAGTCATCAAGTAATGGGAGGCTAAAGGGAAGTTTGATGATTCCACAAGCGAAAAGCAGAGACACAATCCATATAGGAAGTATCCATTGAAGTGTAAACATCAAAACTGGTTTCCCTGCAACATTATCAATCATCCCATTATGACAAGAAGGAAGAGAGCTTTTATCAACAATCACatttcaagaaaagaaaactaaactTACCGGATGAACGAAGCTTAGACTCTGTTCGGTCTACAAACATTTCGCCAACCTCTCGTAGCGTCTTCTCCAGCTTTCCTTCGAATTTGTTAGCATGGCCTAGAAGAAGCTCATCGAATACTGTATTCATATCCATTTCCCTTTCGGAACAAAACAACAAACAACTTTCAAAATATAGTTTCATGTCCTAGACTTTGCAAATTTATGTGTAGTACCCTTCAGAATCACGATATGATCCAGCGCCAAATGCTCGCTCGATCTGAGCTATTGATGGCTTCTTCTCACGCCGTTGCTTCCGTGATAGTTGCTGATTTTCATTCCCGTTCTTTTGGCTGATTCTTGTCGGTTTCTTTGTAGCTTTCGATGGAAGGGGTGATGGAGAGTCATTGGTTAGGGACGCCATAGCCGTTGAAGCTCTGCTCATGGAGAAGATGCTGCTGGATAAGACCATCATTGCCTCTTCTTGTCTTGTGTGGTTTTCAAAGCTTGGCTacactttttatattattgttattatcctttgaaatatttcattatttttttgccTTTTGTTTTTACATGTGAATAAAGTCAAAATGTGGTCACTAGAAAATGTTCCTATCGTCACAAAACTAACAATGAAGAAGCTATTAATTAAAGCCACCAAAGAGAACAATTATAAAACAACAGATTCCAACATAGAGGCCAGCAGCAACTGACTAGCAACCACAAACCGCATGAAAGACAAGCGTTCATGTTTCAGCTCTAGATGGGACAGTCAACGCAAGTTATCTCTTCATGGTTGTAATTGTAGTCTTTGTCGGAATAATTTTCGACCACCAGCGTGACCTCAAACTCCCGGACAGGAGCGCGTGGAACGAGACCTCGTTGGGTTCGAAGCTATCTCATTTGCATTCTTCCTCTTATCCTCCCTTGTGGATCAAGAGATGAAGCTAGCCATCAACTTGTTAAAGTAAATATCAATATAGTGATCTGTTTCGTCTCGGTCGGTGTGGTTGGTGCAGCCGGTGGATCTATCTTAGGCTCTGTTACTCTTCTGTTGTCAATGATTGAAGTTATTCAACTAGGGATCTATTCACCACTGCTGGGGTTGAGTATATTCCAACCAATCACCACGTTTTGATTTAGAAGCATTGAGATTCTATATGATATTGATGGCTTTCtatgttgttttgtttatcatttgtttttttttttggttccaaCAGCTGTTGTTTTAGATTAGGTTTGGTTGGCTGATGTTTGTAGTCTTTGTGGGTTCttgattttgaagtttttgtttGTCAGGTATCTTTATCCTTGGAAAGACATGTGTGAAGATGCAGATGGCTGCACAAGGTATCGTTGCTATCGAGAACCCACAAGACATCATTGTGTAGTCTGCTAGACCCTATGGTCAGAGAGCTGTTTTGAAGTTTGCTCAGCACACTAGAGCTAATGCCATTGCTGGGAGGCACACTCCTGGTATGTTTACCAATCAGATGCAGACATCATTCAGTGAACCCACACTTCTAATTCTTACTGATCCATGTACCAACCACCAGGTAAAGTCAAGTTTTGAACAGATTAGTCTTTTTCCTTAAAACGACTGATGGTTTTTTCGTAAATTGGATCTTGTGTGTTGTAGCCCATTAAGGAAGGTGCTTTGGGAAACATTCGAATCATTTTTTTCTGTGACACTGACTCTCCCATGAGGTTTGTTGGCATTGGTATCCCTGCTAACAACAAGTGGTAGCAGAGCATTGGTTGTTTTTTCTGGCTTCTTTCTCGATATGGTCCTTCAGATGTGTGGAACCATTTGCCCTGCTCAGAAGTGGGATGTCATGGTAAGAGGATGAATATCATTTTTGAAATACTGCAATTTCATTTCTTATGTTCATGTTTGGTGTTTGACTTCTTTTTATGTCCTGTTGTACATGTTGACATGTTCTTCTACAGGGAGCCTGAGGAATCCAAGCCAGAGGATGAGGATGCAGACTTTGGATTACCTGCTCCTGAGTATGGTGATGGAGATCAATAGACCACTGCTGCAATCCTTATTGATGCAGGACCAggagaataaaatttaaattaaactatgtacaacataaaaatatgtaaatatgttAATCATTTTTCCTTTCCTAACCTTAATCCTCTTTGTCTTCGTTAAAATACCCACGTAGAATAATGTTGGTTGATAATTTGAAATGATAACGTTTTCTTTAATTTAGCCAATGGTTTTTCTTAAATGGACCTAAAACCATTTTTACTGATTAACTAAATATTCCACGAATGTATCTTGATTTAAAAATGGTTGCGTTACCAAAATCAAAATGACATCATCACTTtcgtttaaatttttgttaacaATCAAAATATAGGGTTGGGCAAAAATCCGAAAAAGAACCAAATCTAAtccaaaaatattacataactttaaccaaaattgattagatatccgaacgggttcaaaattttggtatctagaaaaCCAAAACGGACCCGatccaaaacaaaatattttgggtatccgaatatattcaaaccaaatatatcttttaaatatattaattattttcaatataatctatacaagaatatacaaaatatataaaatgtttttaagttatccaaaatatttggaaatatatacaaatagttaaaaatgcATGTTTAAAATAGTAAAACGATACTTAAAATACTAATACTTAAAACATtgatttttatccaaatatttaagctatgttaagtttaagtattttagcttacattatacatatttatatgttatatataatttttattttagatttttaaatttaaaatatatataaattttattttatttttacaaaattaaatgtgatATCTGAATCCAAAACGTAAATCCAAACAGGATCGAACCTATAAAAATCATAACATaatcgaaccaaaccaaaccaaaccaaaccaaactgaacaaATGGTACCCGAATGTCCACctctaatcaaatgtaaaaaaatgttactgataacaaaatatgtactttttattatatttaaatacaacaTAGTTTTAAAACTCAACACATAAACACACTAATAATGTTAATCATGCTAAAACCGAGTGGACAAATTAATTAATTCCGTCAAagatataaaaagaaacaaggTGATTTATAGCACCACCACAACATAACAATTTTGAATACATATATCATAACATCTGTCACACTATATAGATACCCGTTCTCCCAATTTTAACATCTTCACCACACCTCTTTCCATAGAGAACTtctttttgttggttgttctattccagTATGGTTACCCAGACAACTTCaagtttgaataataaaatagtcttttgttatcaaataaaaaaaacatgttcaCCACACCAAATCAAAAATGTCTTGCGTCTGTCCTACGTTTTGGTGGTTCTAATCATTCTTTCCATGGATCATAGGATACCTCAAACCACATCCCGTGTTGTTTTTCAGAAGCCAACCATTGCTGATTACTTCCAACAATGGATGATTCAGCTCTCTAGAATTTATAGCAATGAACCCGAGAAACAGGAGGCTGGAAGTGTTCAAGAGAAACTTGGCATTCATTGAGAACTTCAACACTAAGGCGAATCAAAGCTACAAACTTGATGTCAACGAGTTCACGGATCGGACTAAGGAGGAGTTCCTAGCCACCCACACCGGTCTCTTAAGGGGCACTAATGTAATTTCACCATCCAAAGTGATTGATGAAACAATGTCATCTTGGAAATGGAACGTCAGTAATAACGTCCGCGAAAGCAAAGACTGGAGAATGGAAGGAGCTGTCACACCAGTCAAAATGCAAGGAGAATGTTGTAAGCTCGCTggaactatatatattataaacgGTCTCTACAGATTATAAAACGATGTAGTAGTTAAACTCCGCATAAAAGCTTAATACCCAATTCTGGCTGATCATTCTAGGTTTCTAACAATGAAGTAATCAATATATGCGCATGCAGCTAGTTGTTGGGTATTCTCGGCGATTGCAGCGGTGGAAGGTCTGACAAAGATTACCCAAGGAAACCTCATATCACTGTCCGAACAGCAACTTATAGATTGTGACATAGCCCCTAACGAAGGTTGCAGGGGAGGAACTATGGAAGAAGCTTTCACCTACATAGAAAAAATGGAGGAATTTCTTCAGAAGATGAATACGCTTACCAagagaaagatgggacttgCCAGTCCAAGGCCGAACCCGCCATGCAGATCAGAGGTTTCCAAGACGTTCCACGCAACAATGAGCATGCATTGCTTGAGGCTGTATCAGTACAGCCTGTCTCGGTGTGCATTGCCGTGTTGGCTGACAGTTTCAGCCATTACTCGGAGTGTACAGTGATCCGGCCTGTGGGATCACCACAACTCATGCAGTGACATTGGTTGGGTACGGGACGAGCCCTGAAGGAATTAAATATTGGCTGGCTAAGAACTCTTGAGGTACGACTTGGGGAGAGAATGGTTACATTAGACTCCGTAGAGATGTGGAGTGGCCTCAAGACATGTGTGGCCTAGCTCAGTATGGTTCTTATCCGGTTTTTTGACTAGCTTATCCGGTGATATAAAAAACTGAAATGATCAAACATTATGTAGTTTGGtctgttttatgatttttttaaatgtggTCTTAAACTATATCGCAACATACGGTTGACCTTACACATTATAATGTTCATTTTATTGCTCCATTTTAATAAATGCAACACTTAGTTAGCACTATATCCCTTCGaagtgtattttaaaaaattctttacATACTAAGAaagtatattaaaattttctaatataccttaatacaaaatataattttatctttctatttatatatttatataattttatatttaatataaataaaatagtataatacattataaaatacactaaacatgttaaaatattctaatttcgtaaactaaaaatgttaaaaaaatctaatttcgtatattatatcaaattttaatattgatatatttttttggccTACATTGATAtaatttactaaaaaaataattgattattccCTTAAGTTACTAGACGACACAACCACCATACTACTTACCTTATTTGCAAAGTTCGGTTAATATTCGAACGATAATTGCTTCCAACAAATTTAATTATCCAAgcttatttgaaaataaataaaatactccATTATTTTCTACATAGAATGCTTACGCTAGACCTAGGGGGTTCAAAATGGGTAAATTAACTCAAACTAAACCATATCCATTTGTGTTTGAACTTAAATACATAAAGGATAAAACCAATTCATTTGACAAATGAATTGGTCAagttaactaaattttaatttgtgcTTTGAAAGGCgggtatttttttctttgcaagTTTAATATAAATGTGTCAAAACACGGATGTTGTTTAAgctaatcaaaaatatatgtttttggtttattaGAGCCGATTTGATTTTAATCAAGCGAAAGAGCATGCTGTATTTATAGTAATCATTTTTGTTGATGAGTTTCTCAAAGTTTTGATGTGAGACATTTACTGTTTCTCAAATCATTTAGGTAGTTTAATGTTTTAGAACATCCAAATTACCTTTAATGAATGACATAATTTTTCATTTGTAAGTTTCTTATAAGCGTGTCAAACTACGGAAAACCATTTGGAGTTCAACGTTGCAAAGAGTTGTTCATTTTTTCACATGGTGACAATATTCTCCtctttgaattaaaaaaaaactttaccgAATTACCGGTTTTGCAGCTGGGAAAATGATAATGGAGGCAACTTACCATGATTTTTGGCTACTCGGCAATAAATcgttaaatttttaaacaatcGATTTAATATAACTAAACACTATTACTCAGATTAATTTCCGAAGAATaaaaaaagttgtttaaaatcaattaaaaaattaagtttCATATAAATGTGTCAAATAGTTgtaagtttatgtttttatatattattaaaatttatttcaaatgcAGAATTTTTTTTGGAGCTCAACGTTTTAGAGAGTTGTTCGTGTTTTTCACACGGTGATCTCCTCTTTGAGCTTTAAAAATTGTCTGGTTTACCGGTTTTGCAGCCAGAAAACGCTTAAGGAGGCAATCCACTGCGATTTTGGCTACTCGACACAATAGATCAGTAAAGATTTAAACGGTCAATTCAACATAACTAAATGCTATTTGTCGATTAAttgtcaaataataataaaaatttgctGTTTAAGTTCAATCAAAAAGATAGGCTTTGGGTTTACAGCGGCCCATTTGATTTTAGTCAAGCAAAAGAACATGCTATATTTGTAGTAATCATTTTTGTTAATGAGATTCACAAACTTTTGATGTGGGACATTTACACTTCATATATAAAgatccaaaatatatttaatgctTATAGAGATTTCGTATATAAACATAGTTAAGGGGTTTtaccaattaaaaataataataatcaaaagtctaaaatataataacattatctaaaaattagtgactttaattttcaaaattatcatttcaacaatttttataaatatatgaaactgatgtttttataaaatcaacattatatatgtataaattaaaaatgaaaaaaaccagaaaatatttaaaacatatatcttatctaataaaaatgtaatgataAATCTTTAGATAATAAAACGTATatcttttcttataaaaatgtaataataaatctttagataataaaatgtatatattatcttatattttctggttttgtacatttttaatttatacatatatattgttgattttattaaaataagttgcatatatttaaagaaatttttaaaatgctaattttgaaaattaaagatcctaatttttaaataatgttattatattttagacttttgattttttttaatggtaAAACTCCTCAACTATGTTTAATTTATGAAAAAAccctaaactaaaaatttaccgGTTGTAGAGGTAATTATGACCTGCACTGTAGAGAGAAGGTCTAGTTCACTAAATAAAGTTAGTTTGAGGGTTTTCtcgttaaatacttagtttgggggggggggggttacccaaaacaaacttagttgaTGGGTTTTTAGTCTTTAAAAAACACACTTATATAGTTTTcgtggaaaataaaaaaattgtttagtctTTAAAAAACACACTTATATAGTTTTGGtggaaaactcaattttacagttttgaggggaaaatattattttgcgGTTTcagcgggaaaactcgattttgaaaatttaggagaaaaactcgattttgcaattttgacggaaaactcgattttgcgggtttggcgggaaaacacgatttttttggttttggcaagCAACTCAATTTGACGATTTTAGCGGAAAACACGATTTTGCGGTGTTGGCgggaaaaaaacaatttacggttttggtgggaaaatgcAATTTTTGCAGTTCTGGCGGGAAAACTCTATTTTGCGGTTGTGgaaggaaaacatgtttttgcggttttgcCGGGAAACTCGATTTTGCGTTTTTGCCGGGAAGCACGATTTTAAGGTTTTGCCCGGGAAAatcgatttttcggttttggcgggaaataaGATTTTGCGGTTCCGGGGGGGAAAACACGATTTTTTGGTTTTCGAGGAGAAAGTTTATTTTACGGCTTTGGTGGGAATACTCGATTTTGAGGTTTTGGCATGAAAACATGATTTTGcaattttggcgggaaactcGATTTTGCGGTTCtggcggaaaaactcgattttgcggttttggcggaaaacatgattttgcggttttgttgggaaaacccgattttgccgttttggcgggaaaatagCTTTGTAGTTTTGGAAGGAAAACTCAATTTTGCGGGTTTGACAGAAAATACGATTTTGCGCAAACTCGATTTTGTGGTTTGGGAGAAAAACACGATTTAACGTTTTTAGCGAAAAATAAGATTTAACGGTTTTGATGAAAAAACTTGATTGAATGGTTTGGACAAAATTATGATtaagtttgaatttttaaaaacccctacatatatatatatatatatatatatatatatatatatatatatgggtgttaacaaaagaaatatatatacatgagaATTAGGTTAGatttagtttaataaattttatttatatatgaaaatatataaagttttgtGTAGTTAAATTGGTTTTGACTaaattttgaatcatatttgaaagaagtaatttttaatagttcatatttatgatttgaggttttaaattcgaaaataataaaagtaGGATATAGATTAAAGTTTaaggattatatatatacaatttttaattaaaactagcTAGTAATATTTAATTCTagatatcattatatatataaacatacatAAACATATCAAACATTTAATTGTAGTAATCAAAGCTGGATCACATTTCCATTACTAATAACATTATATAACAAATACCTTTATCAAATATTCAATGTTAGATCTCATTTGGCAATATATATGTATCAAACATTTCATTTTAGTATTAGATCTCCTTTTGcaatatagataaatataaaatatttcattttgtatttaatgTTATATCacattttagtatatatataaatagatatatagaGTATCAAACTACAATCATAAAATGTCTGGCCAAGAAATTCCAGAATGTTCAAaccaacaaaacaacaaaaacaatcaCCCCGTGACTACATCACCGAAAGAACCTCCATGTGATCTCAATGAAAACGGGTTACCATTAAGACCTAATCAAACCATTTGCCCACATTACAATAGGTTCGGTCTCTGTAaacttggaccaacttgtagaTTCGACCATTCTACCAAGACACCATCCTGagacataaacaataaaattgaaAGGGATGTGTAAAATCAGTATTTTCAATATTGTTATTTGCAAAttcagtttcttttgttttcaatGCAAAGTTTATTTGACTATTATGccttaataatattaaagtaTGTAATACATTTAGGATCAACTTGATCACCATGGAACCGAATCTTCATATCATGTAAACAATATTGGCATTTTCGTTTTCTATTTAATCAAACCAATAAAGCTTAGTTCGGCTATAAGACTGGTCTCAGTGGATCCATAATGAAAACTTTAACAATCAACCCAAAAATGTTGTACTTAATTTAAACAGCTTATGTTCattaagaaaaatcaaaacaaaaggtAATTTGATGCCAAACTAGTTTACAAATTCAATTTATGCAAAAGCTTATAATATCAGTTCCCCTAATATCATATGAGGAAAATCCCTCTTAACTTAGCAGATGTaccaaattttgatattttactaAATTGTATTTCTAAAATTAAAGGCTGATGTAACTTTTCGGATCAACTTGATTAGCGTGGTCTTTTTTCCTTAACAAGAttggattttgatttttcttttcgatTAAATCTAACTAATAAGGCTTAACTCAGGTCTAAATCTTGTATCCATAAGTATATAATCGTTCATATTAAttacatgaaaatataattatataatatcttAAGTTAATGCTTTTAGAATTATGAATTTGTTTTATACCATTTTTGTGCAGTGATTTTTTTCCTCAAAgcttttatgttaaaaattagagCGACTAAAGTCTTTGTTACCggtcttaaaaataatttatgatataattaacaaaaaaattatatctaaatttataaaattatttattagattatataatttattatgaattaatattataaaattcccctaaaataaaatcatattttataaataagttggatatttaatatatatatatatatatatatatatatttttgatgcccagaattcatattttcaattacaaaagttaaaaactaaaaaaaaaattgaacaatgCAAAGTAAAAAgaacacaattttaaaatacttagGTGTTTCCAATTTCTTTAGTgcaatataaaaatgaaaaaaaatccataaataaataattaatgtagaaaaaaatatttgtgagCATAAACTGTAAATATGATCTTTAAATAGTTGAACTAATATTGCATGTACTAATATTATCTGTAAGATGATTATGCCTTAATGTATTGGGGAAACAGCTAATATAGTAAATTTTACAAACCTTCATTCTTACAAACTATTGCAATGTCGCCGTTCCTGTAAGCAGACATAAAGTATTGTTCATCTTTTCTGAGGTGAAATCGCACTCGAGAGAGCCTTTTTGATGAGACGAGAGAGCAAAAGGTCTTGCAAACTACGGAGAGTTTTTGATAATACAATCTCAATATTCTAGCTAAGCAATTCAATCTAATATTATAAGGAAGTGACGAAATGAAGGAGATGGATTCATGTTCTTCTTCTGAAGTGGTTCAACTTCAGAATTCATAGCGGTAAAAACAACAGTTTGTAAAATTAGGTTAAAATCTCTTATTGAGAGAAAAAGTGAAAGTGAATTGATTTTTCTATGTAAAAATTGAGATTTGAAGATGTAGATGTCAATTTTATGTGCACTTAGAACTAGATTTTAGTTGTTAATGGTGGTTGGTGTATCAAATGTAATGACAGTTTGGTAAATAagtgatgaagatgaagatataCGAGTAAAacaagaaattttgaaaaataataatataatcgGAAATTAAGGtgaatatgaaaatgaaaaattcaaaaatggtTACGTTTTGTTTGACCACaaattttgaatcatatttGGAAGAAGTAACTTTTAATAGTTCATAATTATGACTTGaggttttaaatttgaaaataataaactgGGATATAGATTAAAGTTTaaggattatatatatacaattttaaattaaacatagcTAGTAATATTTAATTCTagatatcattatatatataaacatacatAAACATATCAAACATTTAATTGTAGTAATCAAAGCTGGATCACATTTCCATTaataataacattatataaCAAATACTTTTATCAAATATTCAATGTTAGATCTCATTTGGCAATATATATGTATCAAACATTTCATTTTAGTATTAGATCTCCTTTTgcaatatatatagatataaaatatttcattttgtatttaatgTTATATCacattttagtatatatatacatagatatACAGAATATCAAACTACAATCATAAAATGTCTGGCCAAGAAATCCCAGAACGTTCAAaccaacaaaacaacaaaaacaatcaCCCCGTGACTACATCGCCGAAAGAACCTCCATGTGATCTCAATGAAAATGGGTTACCATTAAGACCTAATCAAACCATTTGCCCACATTACAATAGGTTCGGTCTCTGTAaacttggaccaacttgtagaTTCGACCATTCTACCAGGACACCATCCTGAGACAGTAAACAGTAAAATTGAAAGGGATGTGTAAAATCAGTATTTCAATATTGTTATATGCAAATTCAGTTTCTATTGTTTTCAATGCAAAGTTTATTTGACTATTATGccttaataatattaaagtaTGTTATACATTTAGGATCAACTTGATCACCATGGAACCAAATCTTCATATCATGTAAACAATATTGGCATTTTCGTTTTCTATTTAATCAAACCAATAAAGCTTAGTTCGTCTCTAAGACTGGTCTCAGTGGATCCATAATGAAAACTTTAACAATCAACCCAAAAATGTTGTACTTAATTTAAACAGTTTATGTTCattaagaaaaatcaaaacaatgaAAACTTTAACATTCAACCCAAAAATGTTGTACTTAATTTAAACCGCTTATGTTCattaagaaaaatcaaaacaaaaggcAATTTGATGCCAAACTAGTTTACAAATTCAATTTATACAAAAGCTTATAATATCAGTTCCCCTAATATCATATGAGGAAAATCCCTCTTAACTTAGCAGAtgtacaaaattttgatattttactaAATTGTATTTCTAATATTAAAGGATGATGTAAATTTTAGGATCAACTTGATTAGCTTGgtctttttttcttaacaagattggattttgatttttcttttcgatTAAATCTAACTAACAAGGCTTAATTCAGGTCTAAATCTTGTATCCATAAGTATATAATCGTTCATATTAATTACAtggaaatataattatataatatcttAAGTTAATGCTTTTAcaattatgattttgttttatactattttgcgcagtgattttttttcctatgagcttttatgttaaaaattagaaCGACTAGAGTCTTTGTTAcccttaaaaataatttatgatataattaacaaaaaattatatctaaaaatataaacctatttattaaattatataatttattataaattaatattataaaatatccctaaaataaaatcatattttataataagttggctagttactatatatattttttgttgatacccaaaattcatattttcaattacaaagttaaaaattaaaaaacaaattgaacaattcaaagaaaaaaataacacaatttTAAATACTTAGGTGTTTCCAATTTCTTTAGttcaatataaaaatgaaaaaaaaatccataaataaataattaatgtagAAAGAAAATTGTGAGCATAAATAGTAAATAtgagttttaaatatttgaattaatattgCATGTACTAAAATTATCCGTAAGATGATTATGCCTtgctatttttaaaaactaaaacttgctattttttttttactaaaagctATGTATAACATAATGAGAAACACAAATGATTAATGTATTAAATCTTAGGTATGGTCTGCATATTTTTTATCTTGcttatttatgtttaatgtaaaataattgttaaagatacactaattaaattttactttgGCTTTAGAAccaataatttcataattttaaggGTCTTAGAACATTTatcttttgaagttttttcttaaagttttcctacatatatttgatttatttgtatCATCTATGtattccaatatatatatatataatcaattttgAAAAATGGTTATAATTTTATGgtataatattgttattttctttaacataatagatattaaaaaatataactaattatatatttttgttaaaattctatattataATTGTCTTTGGATGTCATATGATAATGCATGATATGTACTTTgacatttttcttttaaaaaaccCAATGCATGATACGTAAGTGAAGAATAAATCAATATAGACACCAAAAGTTATTTGTACATAAAGAACTTGGAAAATAAACTTTCAAAACgaacatataatatttatatacttgGAAGAGAGGTCTGAATGGCACTtacaataaatttataattatttttataattattaagcATAATATAACTGCGCTTGTCTCTAATGTGGACTCTCTTTGATCccagaaaacttaaaaaaaaaattctttgatatatatatatatatatatatatatatatatatatatatatatatatatatatataacttcatTGAATAAATAACTGGTTTCAGATATCGCAATCGGAAGTTCATGAGTCACCACATCTCCGTCAAATGGTTAGGGTCGAACCTC is a genomic window containing:
- the LOC108809353 gene encoding probable NAD(P)H dehydrogenase subunit CRR3, chloroplastic, whose product is MMVLSSSIFSMSRASTAMASLTNDSPSPLPSKATKKPTRISQKNGNENQQLSRKQRREKKPSIAQIERAFGAGSYRDSEGEMDMNTVFDELLLGHANKFEGKLEKTLREVGEMFVDRTESKLRSSGKPVLMFTLQWILPIWIVSLLFACGIIKLPFSLPLLDDLIM